DNA sequence from the Uloborus diversus isolate 005 chromosome 1, Udiv.v.3.1, whole genome shotgun sequence genome:
attttaaacactagtattttcataaaaattttggaaaattgacctttttttctatttttggagaaattcaatccttggtaggaccctcaaacagttgttcaaacttgataatattttacatgtgtgttgtacttacacatgcacagcttttggcaggtattccaaattaagattcaaaatttcgtttttttcgatccactCTAATGTACAGGAAAGATCATTGACAActtctaaattaatcatcagcaattaagcaaatatcaatcaacaccataaactcaacggttacacacgtatttacattcaaatacgcaaaacaaaacgaaatgcctcacaataaacagagctaatacacagagCAAAAATAAATGCTCTCAGCCCAACGGTTCAgacgagactgactttttatcatgcgcaacagctttttttaaagacatcgaaagagacctctcaactattccagaaaatgctacaccattctacactttcttatttctttccattaacaaagtttatcattcagaaatgaggggccatatacttcagccgaatgtacgggggctatatattcattacaagaaattatttacaggttacgttgctacaataattttagatgaaagataatttagtaaacgccaaatttagctagattacgacaaattaatcacaaaaataattactacttacagaatttgtaacactattTTAGTAATTTGAAGATGTTTCTTCACATGAGTTTAATCTCAACAATAATTAGAATATATGCTTTTATTATGATACTATGGGCTCATTCATGCAATTAACAGACTTGACATTTTTACATTATCATGCTTACTTACCAATGAACATGAGCAGTCAAAGCCAATGCAACAGAATAATCTAACACAGGATTTGGATATGCTATAGACAACGGAACAACTCCAAGTAAGCCAGCAGCTAGAAATCTTTCAGCAGTCCAAGTTTTAGAATGATTGTGATCTGGAATTtgcaatatttataaaaaattgaaaagaaattccAACAAAATCAAAAAGAAACCCTATTTATACCAGGGTTGCTTATTTTATGCACACAGTGTGTGAATATAGAGTGAAACCCTGATATTACGTTGTCCTTTCATACATTATTCCACTTGCGATACATCATTTTCCGCTGGTTCGTAAAAACTACTATAATGATAATACTAACATTTTCAGGATTTTACGTtacccattttcaaaaatttcgctGTGTTTTTCTGAAAACAGAAACAGATCAAAATCATTTTCAATCTACAagactcatatttttttttttttttttcatttttctttcagaagatattttttttttttttttttttttacaactgtgTGAAGCCAGGGCAGGGTTGCCACTtaattcggagggggggggggaattccctgtgttttccctgcaTAAAAATGCAGCACTACAAACAACTAGCAAACAATAAAAGTTAACTTGAATATTCTGATAACTTCATCAAAGGAAACAAAGtaattataataaatataaataaagggAAGTAaagtaaaattcattaaaattgaaataacagTAAGGTGACTGAATATTTATActgaacttcattaaaaaaaaaaagatttgtcttTACTTGGAACTTATAAGATAAAACGTTAAACAGAACAATAAATATTGATGACAAATCTCAACCTCCCTAAATTAAAGTAGCACACTATTCAATATGCATGTCAAATAAAACACATAATAATAGTCAAATAAAATCGCATGAAAAAACGtaacctattttttaaatttcatttcaaaatgcgTTCCAATAAGAGTGGTTACTTCTTGAATAACAATTTAAACACTCCTACTTTCTACAAAGttgattttttagagaaaaaaggggggggattaATGTAATTAAGAGTGAAACTAATTGAAGAGCTCTTCACTTATGACCCAAATTTGATTAGATTCGGACACTTAATCCCCGCCTTTTCGAACATGGGAgaaaactttcaaattattttctatacaTTAAGGAGCTCTGTGAATATAGTAAAGGGATCTTATTTCTTGCTCTCATGATATCATGAAAGAAGTTTTCAATGATCAACTATTCCAACCAGTGGCGGATGGAGCAGCATTAACCGGTCCCCCATTTACAGGACAGCCGACCCCTTAAGATTTGCTTCTTGAAGAGGAGAGCCGCACCCCCTccccttttagtttttttagatgtaaaaaAGAGCGCATACAGCTTTTTGTTTTAGAGTCAAAATTAGAATTTGAGGACTGAAATTAGGAGAATTGCATTTTATACGAATGTGGAGAAAAGCATTAATAATACGAACACCTGCATAATAAAAAGTATCATATTCATGCAGATAATGGGGAGGGGAGCTCTCCCCgccggaaatgttttgaaattatagcttcaaatactattgttaaactatttttagatGACCTTGGGCGATGTTTGCAGGAGAGATTATTTGAAGAATTCCCCCAGAACATTTTCAAAACCTGAACTTAAAAACGTATGTGTAAGCTATGTTTGGAAACACTAGGAGGAGACGAGAAGGGGTTCGGAAATTCTTTCTaggcaaaatttctcaattgaagttcccaaaacgcCAACTTAGGTGACAATTGACGCTCTTTGGAGGAGGGCCATGTTTTTTCATTAAGTTTGTTACCgataaattgcccccccccccctcctcctttaaGTATCCGAAGGTCTTCTATGCAAGAAAAGTTGAAGAGGAAGAACTTTTTTCACAATATCACGTGAAAACagaaatatataattttagtAAACGCCTTTACACTATCTTTGACAACGTTAATGGGAGTTTCCACCTCcttggaattattttaatttgttgtcttaaaaatgcattttggatgATCTTAGGTAATGTTAGGAAGAAAGGAGGTTCGAGGAGGCTCTCTAGgaatgttttcgaaattaaaatctaaAGAAAGGGATTGTAGGTTTTCTTTGATAACGTAAAGGGGACTGACAATTCTTCGAATTTgaagcttaaaaaattattttcgtcgACTTTTCAATGACGTGAGGAGGAGGAGTTTTCGGAAGATAGTTCGGAATTAAAGCccataaaacgaaatttaaggCGATCTTAAGTGATGTTGGCGAGCTGTTAGGCACGGTCCAACGAAAATTTTCAGgattagcttttaaaacgcagtttttgacgatgcttggtaatgttagtgggaaGTTGTTCGGGGATTCCCCTTCAGTAACTTTacgaaatttgaattctaagATGTAGTTGTAgatgatattcgctgatgttatCAAGGGTTCGGGGGCTCTTCCCAAAAttcttttcggaattgaagtcataaaaaagaaatttcagacCATTTTTGGTGATACATATGGCAGGAAAggtttgatgacctctaaaaattTTCTAACTGGAAGtcccaaaaacaaaattttaaatgatctttaAAGATAGGGTGGAGGCATTTCTGCAGGATTTGAGTGATCGCTCTCCTGGAAGCATTTCAAATCTGAAGTCCTAAGtacgaattgtaggccatctttgctAACGGTAAGAGATGAGTTCCGATTTGGAAACTCTTCCCCTGcactttttcaaaatagaagttttaaaacacatttttaagctACCTTGGTGGTGTAAAAGGAAGGGTGTTAGGCTCAGGGACCTCCTTCCCTTCTGTATTCTTGGTTAAGTCCCTATCTTCTTTTATCaaattattgatacaaatgttGTGGAAGTACAGCATTTGTTGTGGAAGTACAACACCCtccagtatttcttttcctagaCCCTTTTAGTTCCTTGGTTTTTCCatactgaaatttttaatttccaaccTGCTGTTTGTATTTAATTGATTTAAAGCGTTTGGGATTCATTAAAATGATCTTTTAACCTTTTGGACTAATATGGTACTTCTCAGTGACACCGTAGGTCTTCTTTtcccaactttattttattttaaatattatgcctCCAGCTAGAATCTCTTGATGAAGTTTTGGCTTATTTACGGTTTGTACCCCTActgcatttttaccttttctctatttaaaacatgcttcagCGTTGATGGCCCATATGAAACTGAcatgattatttatttacttcttgtATTAAATTGAAACTTGTCATAGGTTTGTACTATGAACTGAAtactttttatagttaaaaaaagaagtttgaaatTTGTCGGAATGTCTCAAAAAAATTCAGTTGCCTTTAGTTAGATAAATTGtaataaagaaccgtggatgttcctaaataatattcaagggtcgcattttcttttaaaattttgctgaaaaaattctattttcaCTTGGCActttattactactatttttttcttcaaatactgagagaacgttttcttttcttctttttttgttcatcactaaattaaaattggcaccCTCGGTTCTACGCCTCCTCTGGTGAGGTGACGGCCCTGCCTTTACGCGTTTATTGTCCCCTACAGACTATTACAGGCAGCTGTTAGGGCTTTAGAAAGTACTACACAGTTGTGCAACAAAAATATCTAATAGACTGATTTAACTAATAGACACACAGTAAAACCATTACTTTTCTTGCAACAACTTTCTTATAAGTTGTTCAGAAATATACCGGATTATTATGATTTTCAGagattatttaaattgtttttttttttaggaaaaaaaaggaaagaaaaagaaaaatcatggatttttttttttttttgtactacttaattgaaaaatttaatgaggGCCAtcgggcatttgcccggctgcccgccgccCCCATCCGCCACTGATTCCAACTGAAGGTATCTATGGTCTTTGTCCTTCTATTGCTACTTACTTCCTTAGTTCAAAATCTATTTGCTTTGCATACCTTTCTAGAGTCCCTCATGTCACCAAGGCCAAAATCTGTCTTTCAGTATGTACGTTCTTAATCAAGCCGTTCTTAAAATGGCAAGCATGGACAAGCCATTTCTGACAACATTTAACAACACAAACTAGGACATTTCTGACAAGTGATTAGAGACCAACCCAGGTCTCTAATCGTTTGTCAGAAATTCCtatacagtacccgccactaataaaatcactggattataaaaacAGCCTCTATTTAATATATCTGTAAGGACAGAATCACtgcaatatcaaaacatgttaaaaccatccttcAATAAAATCACTGTCactgttttataaaatcatttttgaacattatacttaaaaaaatgattaaaaaaaaagcaccaagaagtgaaggaatctGTCTCAGAAGCTGAGGAAATCACGGTGACAAATTTCCCCTCTTAAACAGATGACAGAAAAGCGCTTGATGTTATACGATGCACTTTAGAGtaaagaggaaaatataatgttgaaagttacaaaacattttgttcactttCAAACGATTTTGAATCTTTACAATCCAATTCTGTTAAAATATTGGCGTATTGCTGTTTATTAAGACCcttatgcaaataaaaatatgtacCTCATGTTTATTTGaaacacttaaaacaaaaataaatgaagtattttgtttcgtttttagagtatttaaatttcaaaacctttcatttcTGAAATGCGTAAAGCCATGCCAGTTTATAAAATCAgatgttttataaaatcaaatgtcctcagaatgAATGTGATTTTAACAAGCGGTGAGCACTGTAgtaaatttttccagatttttttattattgtactgaaaatatttcaactgcaacaaaaaaaaaattcaagcgtAAGCAGCACAAAGTGTCATGGTAATCGGAGTTTTACAATAAAACACTgtcatggtatattcagtaaattatcgcccattagctaaggctaaagcagaaattttagctaccagtttgtttggcactcttggcttccttaagtgaggatttccatctccagctcaatcactttcctatgtcaggctaatgagtgctaataagcatgaaactgcagtcctcggctggaaatgactgagctggcggtgtatttcatgtgctGTCATTGTAGCTGGAGCAACTTAACATTGAGATTATACTCCATAAGTTTGGGACTTTCAAAAAGAATAGAGACATATGTAGTGCCGTGAAAACTGGGTGTTGCGATAACTAGATTTGACAGTACTTCCCTCAGAGTAAAAAAGGGACAAGATGCTTTAAAATAAAAGGGTACTCAAACTATGACATGTTTGTTAAACgattataatttattgcacgacgTATGTAGGAGTtacatatttaatcaaaataaagagcaaatactTGGCACATTTATAGTTTCTGTTCTTGCTTTCTTAGCATAGAATTATTACTTAAATgtacgtaatttttttcaaactcgaCAAAATTGATCCAGATAAACAAAGTTCTATAGTATCTAAATAttataaatcattaaattaacaCAAACAAAGTACTCTAAAATTAGGATACCTACTTACCTGCATGTGTAGTTTCAACATGTTTTGTGGTGTTCAACATAACAGCATTTGTAGAAGAAATGTTggattttagaaaaagttttggaatttgATGATGGGTTCCTAAAACTTGGCTCCTGCTGCTCAAGGTTTGAAACAAAATGCCTAAAATAATATGAGATTCATTACTAgaataacaaaaacttttaaattccaaAACAGTTCCAAACAGGTgttgaaatttaacttttcaaatgaaattctttcaaaattcacaacaaaagatttaaaaaatatatagcttCAGCTAGGGAGGGGTGATAAACCATACCGTAACAAAGAGGTACCTCAATTTTGCCATTGTCCAtttcccggtagcagaaactgcgactTGTGAGgcactgcatttgggattaaataaacagcaagatgtGAAACATGTTAGTCACAAAAATTTACCTCAAGTACTATGTTACAAAAACGCGAGAaccatgaattttatttttgatgcaggatgtggcaaggaacTGAATTCAACATATTTTGGCATTTATTCCTCTACAGTCTATCCCCTCCCATTtgtgataaatttttaaatttatggtttgtatctgtactctttcaaaattttcaagcactttaaaatgaaatttattttttcaagtccttccccttttttttggtaaggaacaaatcatgaaattttctggagttgggggggggggggggtcttcaacAAAGCGGGTGTCCTAAGCtatatagcttgtttagtttataggcaaatccgccttttaaaacctttgtttcagtttctaatttgttgaaataatccttgattattttaagtattgcagctgaataCATAGCTTGTTCAGTtgatattttcacttatatacttgccctaatagctctcagggttggtaaaaaaactagtttttttcaaaaaaaaaaaaaaaacagttttttttggtttaaaccaggctcttttggtttaaaccgggtttttttggtttaaatactatttgcgagaaaaacaattaattttcggaaggtaattaaggttccatgtaattaacagttattcaatagtcacattatacctaatttcttgattaattaaagagattagaacaaaatcttgtaattaaattaaataattaaaatagctttctgcggggaaatattgattgaaatgtttgacttgattaacatattagtatgcatgtatatatagaccctttatgatacgaaatactggcttactttttgatttcatcaaatgaaagtcagattaggtctttttttctaccagaattagacattctttttaaaacaatatgagtaagtaacttttgtaaactgcacaggttagctaaggcaaagcaaataccaaaatcccaattccaatgaacaaaagggggggaaaaactaaaaattatctgcacccaatagtcataaagcagcataggtgtacaggtatagccaatcaaaatcttttgagcacacacaatcaaaaaaaaaaaaacaccaatggagagtgtagcttatatgtgaagatttatatatttctcaatcaatttttacacatacatttgcattttgttctgggaatttaaaaatttgtcttttaatcttcctacattataatataaggaactattatgtatcataatataaagtataaatttttttttttaatttgattcaaaaaatattatttgtgttcacctgcagaacaaatcttaatttttaggtgcaaacaattaagttagactgttgattaccttacaagtcaaagttaaaattccaggaaagtgcaaataaatgggcaaaaatatcacacccctgcaacaggagtgagcaatataatggattgcatctacaatgaaagattcaatccttagtaaatcttaactaatcatgcaaattaagcataatgatggaagttgactgaaatctgctttatggaacatatatgaaataaaaaatatattaatattttttttcgattaaagtttgtaatacattttgaagaagcaactttgcaattttagtatttatctctgcaacttactaggaacttagcataaatggaattttacatttttcaatatgtgtggggaaatcaatgtaaacctgtaaaatggattttttttctggctttttttttaaaccatttttttaaaaaaccgcatggtttttttaaaaaaccaactggtttaaaccaaacaaccccgATAGCTCTTAGTTAAAAGtgtcgttttcaacacatttcagcatcccagtgaccactttactacttgtaatataTTGTACGGCTTTCCCCAGAAAAGGACaatcgctattctcttcattttcgcttctgaactattcaaaaaagaaaataaatcatgatttttttcttttaagattttggaaggcttattgttactatgtataaagtcctccTAAGACTGGAGGGCATTGCCCCTTCGTTCCCCAAAATCTGCCCATGTGTATGACATTATGTCGTCATACATcattttcttggcgccaacaggaaaaagtcgccaagggtgagGTAAAAGACATTACATGAATTACACCACCAGCAaggtcattccagccgaggactgcagtttcatgcttattagcactcatcagcccggcttaggaattgactgagctgtaggtggaaaacctcttaaggaagtaacttactgaaaatataagacattagttccgaaaaaaATTTGACCGAGGCATTTTCACAAAACAGAGTAGTTGTGGAAATGTACAACTGATCAGGGCCGAGCCAAGCCTGattggcgccgtcgtgcaaatgtcttttgggCGCCTTCatgctctggcgttcgaggaaaatatagATAACACCTGgagggaggttttgtagacaaatataaaatgggaaaaaatacaattggcatttaatttatacaaaaaaataatgtgttgatatttaatttcgcaatagTTTTTACTTCTTATCTCGAAATTATTCcaagttcagcagctcctctgatatgctaataatgccttttggaagaagaaaatactttaacatcaaagttataaagccactttgaatatctatccAATCTGTAAGTGATgaacaattaataaaacttttatgcctgtgaaaacatgacaacaggaacAGTgatgcaactagaaaatagttttaggagggcacaaattgaaaaaaatataaatcttttaatAAGAGGGATGCAAATGTTCTCCCGGGGAAATTTTCGAcacttttagtttgaaaaacgcagttttaaacggTCTTCGGTGGTGTTATGTGAAGAAAAGGTACAAGGGGCTCTGCGGAAATTTATAGAAAATGAAGCCTTAAAACGTGAtgataggccatatttattgactttagaaTAAGGGATAGAACACAAGGATTCTATCcgattgtttttttgttttttttgaaaagtagataGAAATTAgtttccctccccccttttcttcactccaaattttggaatttgaacttctaaaaaccaaaaaaatgtagAACAAGAAGGGAATTCTGGAGGATTTTtccaaattacattactaaaaatCTAAGCAGTTGTCTTAGTTATTAGGAGAAGTGGTTCAGaggttatttaaacttaaatttttcgtcagccatgtttgaaaaacctaacttttgatgatatttaaagaAGGAGGTTTGGAGGCCCTtgctcgaatattttctgaaattgaagtcgtaaaaacgtgattgtaagatCATATTTGGTAACATCAGGGCCGGCAATCTTTCCAaactgaagctctaaaaacgcaattttaagtgattttcgaacGGAGTCTCATGCAATGTTGTTTCATATTCAGGAGCTTTCgcaaaattttgcgaaattgaagatggAAACGAAACGAACTTAAGATtctggaaacgaaatttaagatgTTCCGTGTTGcttttggagggagggggggagagagatTCAGCGGAGtagaatttcgaaaactttcatattttcaggcgaactagaagaaagaaaaataaggaaaaaaggaaagaaaaagaacggagggggagtagctgaccaatttagctgaaactattgagaatttttaagtcaaagatttctttttaaaagattaaagttttaccccaacatcgttttccttattaaaatcactttgttttccaatgacgtgtttccccccccccttcaatagtaaatatttttgaaaaacattcaactaagcattctggAGGGAAGAGGGCACGGGTGGTGCAAGTAGAGGGGTGCCCTGTAGACCCCTACCCCCTCTGGTTGTGCCACCGAACAGGAGGGTACTGATTATCTTTCTAAATGGAAAGATAATATTGTAGAGGATATATATtccaccttaaaatctgaaactgaaacttgccgGTAAAACAAATAATTCTTAAGTACaaatcgttaaaaaggcattgaatgtattatctaaaacaaacacattgtccaaagctctttctttaatttaatacacaaattgGTGAAGAAAGAGGGAATGGAAGActtgagtaattatggtcaagtggttactttttggaactaaaaaggtaaaaaattattgtctacaatatatgcatattattgtctacaatatatgcatattacacacaagtaaataatatgcaaatgtgcttactgtattttttaatgtaatgcatGATAACATAATGCAGTAGAATTAcaaaaaacagctaaaaatgacaaaaagacACATTGCACGAATTATAacatattcaccgcaagaaccaaaatggggagtagcaaatttcttgcgctgcttcgtatgctcaaccttgtaaAATTATAGATGTACCGAAATAAAATTCAaggctccacatatgaagaaaaatgctaattaatTAGCAACATgtgttttcagtgcaaaagatAGCTCTTTTAAATAGCATATTCAGACACAAGGCAATAATTTTCCCTTAGagataggcagcaaggaggattgtttatttttatgagcagtataatttcaccgctacttttatagatataatgaaaagtt
Encoded proteins:
- the LOC129229829 gene encoding succinate dehydrogenase [ubiquinone] cytochrome b small subunit, mitochondrial-like; this encodes MTPVLNITKNCCRGILFQTLSSRSQVLGTHHQIPKLFLKSNISSTNAVMLNTTKHVETTHADHNHSKTWTAERFLAAGLLGVVPLSIAYPNPVLDYSVALALTAHVHWGFEAIAEDYARPQMVGAALSKAAMALVYALSVFTLGGLFYFNYSDVGLGQAIRLLWKL